Proteins from one Gilliamella sp. ESL0443 genomic window:
- a CDS encoding MATE family efflux transporter: MTNSRDIYDDFKHKKISLIFWQYALPSIIGTTVNTLYNIIDGIFIGHWIGREALSGAGIILPVMNLAAGIGMLVGIGSASRISIFLGRGEIDKAERVAGTSFMLTAVLSGITLALLLYFIDPVLHFIGSSPTNHIYAREFLEVFLPGSIFITLTFNYNNMMRASGYPFKAMVTMFISVIANIILAPIFIIALGWGMRGAAFATTLSMFISFLFVMQHFISKNSNIKLYRRNFKLDFTYVKSILSIGMSPFAMQVAASVVVVFINWQLTHYAPISHVSSDDAIAGYSNANRLITLIIMIVIGVNQGMQPIIGYNYGSKNYARVKETFIYAVKIATVITSVGFVLGCFIPDVLVRAFSSDVDLVAISAIALRYTTFSFAFVGFQMVTTSFFQCIGMAKISILLSLSRQILILLPTLYILPLFFDLDGVWAASPTADLLSTGTAYVVLHCYFRSIKNRDCSPKLNQ, from the coding sequence ATGACAAACTCACGCGATATTTATGATGATTTTAAACATAAAAAAATTAGCCTAATATTTTGGCAATATGCGCTACCATCAATTATTGGGACAACAGTAAATACGCTTTACAATATTATTGATGGAATTTTTATTGGTCATTGGATCGGTCGCGAAGCGTTAAGTGGCGCTGGTATTATTTTGCCTGTGATGAATCTTGCTGCCGGCATTGGTATGTTGGTCGGTATTGGTTCGGCAAGCCGTATTTCGATATTTTTGGGTCGAGGCGAGATTGATAAAGCCGAAAGAGTAGCAGGCACATCGTTTATGTTAACTGCCGTGCTTAGCGGTATTACTTTAGCATTATTACTTTATTTTATTGATCCGGTTTTACACTTTATCGGTTCAAGCCCCACTAATCATATTTATGCACGGGAATTTTTAGAGGTATTTTTACCGGGTAGTATTTTTATCACACTAACATTTAATTACAACAACATGATGCGCGCCAGTGGTTATCCTTTCAAAGCCATGGTAACGATGTTTATCAGTGTGATTGCTAATATTATTCTCGCACCAATTTTCATTATTGCTTTAGGTTGGGGAATGCGCGGTGCAGCGTTTGCAACTACACTATCGATGTTTATTAGCTTTTTGTTTGTAATGCAACACTTTATTAGCAAAAACAGCAACATTAAATTATATCGTCGCAACTTTAAGCTCGATTTTACTTATGTTAAATCTATTTTATCGATTGGTATGTCACCGTTTGCTATGCAGGTGGCTGCGTCGGTTGTTGTGGTATTTATCAACTGGCAGTTAACCCATTATGCACCAATATCACATGTTTCAAGTGATGATGCAATTGCCGGCTATTCTAACGCTAACCGATTAATTACACTGATTATTATGATTGTTATTGGCGTAAACCAAGGTATGCAACCGATTATTGGTTATAACTACGGTTCCAAAAATTATGCTCGGGTTAAGGAAACGTTTATTTATGCGGTTAAAATTGCCACCGTCATTACTAGCGTTGGTTTTGTACTAGGTTGTTTTATTCCTGATGTGCTGGTTAGAGCATTTAGCTCTGATGTTGATTTAGTAGCAATATCTGCAATTGCACTACGTTATACTACATTTTCTTTTGCGTTTGTTGGGTTCCAAATGGTAACTACCAGTTTCTTCCAATGTATTGGTATGGCAAAAATTTCTATTTTGTTAAGCCTTTCAAGACAAATTCTAATCTTGTTACCAACACTTTATATTCTTCCATTATTCTTTGATTTAGATGGTGTTTGGGCTGCCTCTCCAACTGCGGATCTGTTATCGACTGGCACGGCTTATGTCGTACTTCATTGCTATTTTAGATCAATCAAAAATAGAGATTGTTCACCAAAACTCAATCAGTAG
- a CDS encoding autotransporter outer membrane beta-barrel domain-containing protein has product MNKIYKVLKNSKGISLAVSELAKGRGKKTKSILISATVASALSVLMAGNASAVRVNIDTNQTIKGDNTGTIASGQDTKDEYFIGQNGHLTISDNGKLSMGRIMVGHVDGSTGQLTLDNGHLINTFGDPYFGAEGNANVLITNGGTFTNAGWAVLRVASGVNSNVNLTVTGKGSELNQVKSQDMSIASNGNAVVNVLDGGVINSTRGTFVGHENGKGIINISGKGSAFNTGGMRVGALSADKTGYGEINITNGGAMNVSDGDWGLYKKLAIRNGKVLVDGKDSKLNVMTELVVNQGGNHSSSLTVSNDAVVKTQKGDQSGEDLGITIDKNGVVNIGGEAGKAAEKAGTIDTSKVGLNDGGKLNINHTNTDYDITWDIAGKGDVNVTSGDNLISGHHSYEGKTNITGGSWTAKGENVFSPNSDYNIGKDGSLNLNDHNQTIGSVVNGGTIDLGKNSPDTTLTVNGDYHGDNGKLNIYMDTENGKTDKMVVTGNVTGTTNIDINEIGNGKANNGTINVIEVGGTDGGKWNVVEKADSEFDYTIGRDKDGKLTIEYTNVLSSVTNSPVVASIFGNQLAALNMFRHSAHDRDTSIYVPDSNVWMRYNYDRTKTDLFNGKQSLDMKTSMIEMGVDVLSLDQFKAGVYGGYGHSTIDTKQKHSRRKGDGSVTGYNLGVYGNWNAQTNGEGLFVDTWAQYSWFKHKTSVHLSNIRNYSSKYDGDAVSLSAEVGYGMVMLEGDERNWLLEPHAQVGYTWLNSDKFTFGRAGDVDDINADGAQLRLGARYYGQSTKSGFGVLPFIEANWLYDSSAPEAKVKGKNVESNLGKNFAEVKVGVNGNFTNSLSGYAQLDTRFGSDKYSHIGGQLGINYSF; this is encoded by the coding sequence ATGAACAAAATTTACAAAGTTTTAAAAAATAGTAAAGGAATAAGCTTGGCGGTTTCAGAACTAGCCAAGGGAAGAGGGAAAAAAACGAAATCAATATTAATTAGTGCTACTGTAGCCAGTGCTTTATCTGTATTAATGGCAGGTAATGCATCTGCGGTTCGAGTTAATATAGATACAAATCAAACTATCAAAGGAGATAACACAGGAACAATAGCGAGTGGCCAAGACACTAAAGATGAATATTTTATTGGTCAAAATGGACATTTAACAATCAGTGATAATGGTAAGTTATCAATGGGCCGAATCATGGTGGGACATGTTGATGGAAGCACTGGCCAATTAACACTTGATAACGGTCATCTAATTAATACTTTTGGCGATCCTTATTTTGGTGCTGAAGGTAACGCGAATGTTCTTATTACCAATGGTGGTACTTTTACTAATGCTGGTTGGGCGGTTCTGCGCGTGGCTTCTGGTGTTAATTCAAATGTAAATCTAACTGTAACCGGTAAAGGTAGTGAGTTAAATCAAGTTAAATCACAAGATATGAGTATTGCTTCTAATGGTAACGCAGTGGTTAACGTATTAGATGGCGGTGTTATCAATTCTACTAGAGGTACATTTGTTGGTCATGAAAACGGCAAGGGTATTATTAATATTAGTGGAAAAGGTTCAGCTTTTAATACAGGTGGTATGAGAGTTGGAGCGCTTTCTGCGGATAAAACTGGCTATGGTGAAATCAATATAACTAATGGCGGAGCCATGAATGTTTCTGATGGTGACTGGGGTCTATACAAAAAGTTAGCAATCAGAAATGGTAAAGTATTAGTTGACGGTAAAGATTCTAAATTGAATGTTATGACTGAACTTGTTGTTAATCAAGGCGGTAATCATTCTTCAAGTTTAACCGTTTCAAATGATGCTGTGGTTAAAACTCAAAAAGGTGACCAATCAGGTGAAGATTTAGGTATAACAATTGATAAGAATGGTGTCGTCAATATCGGTGGAGAAGCTGGAAAAGCAGCTGAAAAAGCCGGTACCATTGATACATCAAAAGTTGGATTAAACGATGGTGGTAAATTAAATATTAATCATACTAACACCGATTACGATATAACATGGGATATAGCTGGAAAAGGTGATGTGAATGTAACTTCTGGTGATAACTTAATTAGTGGGCATCACTCTTATGAAGGAAAAACTAATATAACTGGCGGGTCATGGACTGCAAAAGGTGAAAATGTCTTTAGTCCTAACTCTGATTACAATATTGGTAAAGATGGTTCACTTAATTTAAATGATCATAACCAAACCATTGGAAGTGTTGTTAATGGGGGTACTATTGACTTAGGTAAAAACTCACCTGATACCACACTAACAGTCAATGGCGATTACCACGGAGATAACGGTAAACTAAATATTTATATGGATACCGAAAATGGTAAGACAGATAAAATGGTTGTCACTGGTAATGTCACTGGTACAACTAACATCGATATAAATGAAATTGGTAATGGTAAAGCTAATAACGGAACCATTAATGTTATTGAGGTTGGTGGTACAGATGGCGGTAAATGGAATGTAGTCGAAAAAGCTGACAGTGAATTTGATTACACCATTGGACGAGATAAAGATGGTAAATTAACTATTGAATATACCAATGTTTTATCAAGTGTAACTAATTCTCCAGTCGTTGCTTCTATATTTGGTAATCAGCTAGCTGCATTAAATATGTTCCGTCATAGTGCCCATGATCGAGATACTTCGATTTATGTTCCAGATTCTAATGTTTGGATGCGTTATAACTATGACCGAACCAAAACCGATTTGTTTAATGGCAAACAGTCATTAGACATGAAAACCTCAATGATCGAAATGGGTGTTGATGTATTAAGTTTAGACCAATTCAAAGCTGGGGTTTATGGCGGATACGGTCACAGTACAATCGATACTAAACAAAAACATTCTCGCCGTAAAGGTGACGGTAGTGTTACAGGGTATAACTTAGGCGTATACGGTAATTGGAATGCACAAACCAATGGCGAAGGTCTTTTTGTTGATACTTGGGCACAATACAGTTGGTTCAAACACAAAACATCAGTTCATTTATCAAACATAAGAAACTATTCAAGTAAATACGATGGAGATGCGGTAAGTTTATCTGCTGAAGTAGGTTACGGAATGGTTATGCTTGAAGGAGATGAAAGAAATTGGTTACTTGAACCTCATGCTCAAGTTGGATATACCTGGTTAAACAGCGATAAATTCACTTTCGGTCGCGCAGGTGATGTGGATGACATCAATGCTGATGGTGCCCAATTACGCTTAGGTGCTCGTTACTATGGCCAAAGCACTAAATCAGGATTTGGTGTATTACCATTTATTGAAGCAAACTGGCTTTATGACTCTTCAGCACCTGAAGCTAAAGTAAAAGGTAAAAATGTTGAATCAAATTTAGGCAAAAACTTTGCTGAGGTTAAAGTGGGTGTGAACGGTAATTTCACAAATTCACTTAGTGGTTATGCTCAATTAGATACCAGATTTGGTTCTGATAAATATTCACATATAGGAGGACAACTAGGCATTAATTATTCATTCTAA
- a CDS encoding YicC/YloC family endoribonuclease has protein sequence MISSMTAYARKELNQSWGNASWELRSVNQRYLETYIRLPEQFRSLEPIVRERLRARLTRGKIECNLRFELDPATQNQELSLNIELAKQILNAGDWIKREYQTGPINPLDVLRWPGVMSSKEQNLDAISQEILALLEKTIDEFITVREREGKALSELITQRLDAITLEVNKIRDWMPQILDWQKERLKSKLEEANIELDSSRLEQEIVMVAQKIDVAEELDRLITHVKETYAILKKNEAVGRRLDFMMQEFNRESNTIASKSINADVTASAIELKVLIEQIREQVQNIE, from the coding sequence ATGATTTCTAGTATGACCGCGTATGCGAGAAAAGAGTTGAACCAATCATGGGGTAATGCGTCTTGGGAGTTGCGTTCGGTCAATCAACGCTACTTAGAAACCTATATTCGTTTACCAGAACAATTCCGCTCACTTGAGCCGATCGTTCGTGAGCGTCTTCGTGCTCGATTAACTCGCGGAAAGATTGAATGTAACTTACGCTTCGAACTTGATCCCGCTACTCAGAACCAAGAGTTATCATTAAATATTGAGCTAGCTAAACAGATATTAAATGCAGGTGATTGGATTAAACGTGAATACCAAACCGGTCCAATCAATCCGCTTGATGTGTTACGTTGGCCGGGAGTGATGTCGAGTAAAGAACAAAATTTAGATGCAATTTCGCAAGAAATTTTAGCTTTACTTGAAAAGACAATCGATGAATTTATCACTGTTCGTGAACGTGAAGGTAAAGCCTTAAGCGAATTAATTACTCAACGCTTAGACGCAATAACTCTCGAAGTTAATAAAATTCGAGATTGGATGCCACAAATCTTAGATTGGCAGAAAGAGCGTTTAAAAAGTAAACTAGAAGAAGCTAATATTGAACTTGATAGCTCACGTCTTGAACAAGAAATTGTGATGGTTGCACAAAAAATTGATGTGGCTGAAGAGTTAGATCGATTAATTACTCATGTTAAAGAAACTTATGCAATCTTAAAGAAAAACGAAGCAGTAGGGCGCCGACTTGATTTTATGATGCAAGAATTTAATCGTGAATCAAATACCATCGCTTCAAAATCAATTAATGCGGATGTAACTGCAAGTGCGATTGAACTTAAAGTATTGATTGAGCAGATTCGAGAGCAAGTACAAAATATCGAGTAA
- the rph gene encoding ribonuclease PH, whose product MRPSGRSAEQVRPIKITRHYTKHAEGSVLVEFGETKVLCNATIDESVPRFLKGQNQGWITAEYGMLPRATNSRTQREAAKGKQTGRTMEIQRLIARSLRAMVDLELLGEYTITLDCDVIQADGGTRTASITGACVALVDAINILISNGKIKENPIKSLVAAVSVGIVNGEALCDLEYIEDSNAETDMNVVMTDDGRIIEVQGTAEGEPFSHEELLTLLELAKNGIKTITEAQKQALKD is encoded by the coding sequence ATGCGCCCGTCTGGTCGATCTGCGGAACAAGTCCGCCCAATCAAAATAACCCGTCATTACACTAAGCATGCAGAAGGTTCTGTATTAGTCGAATTTGGTGAAACCAAAGTACTTTGTAATGCAACAATTGATGAATCTGTACCCCGCTTTTTAAAAGGTCAAAATCAAGGTTGGATCACTGCTGAATATGGCATGTTACCTCGCGCAACAAATTCAAGAACACAACGAGAAGCTGCAAAAGGCAAACAAACTGGCCGAACAATGGAAATCCAACGCCTAATTGCCCGTTCACTGCGCGCGATGGTTGACCTTGAATTATTAGGTGAATACACCATTACCCTTGATTGTGACGTTATTCAAGCCGATGGTGGCACAAGAACTGCATCGATTACCGGAGCTTGTGTTGCACTCGTTGATGCAATAAACATATTAATTTCTAATGGCAAAATCAAAGAAAATCCAATTAAATCTTTAGTGGCGGCCGTATCGGTAGGCATTGTAAACGGTGAAGCGCTATGCGACTTAGAATACATTGAAGATTCTAATGCTGAAACCGATATGAATGTCGTTATGACAGATGATGGTCGTATCATAGAGGTTCAAGGCACTGCCGAGGGTGAACCATTTAGTCATGAAGAATTATTAACCCTATTAGAACTAGCAAAAAATGGCATAAAAACTATTACAGAAGCACAAAAACAAGCTTTAAAAGATTAA
- the pyrE gene encoding orotate phosphoribosyltransferase encodes MKSYKSEFIEFALDRQALKFGEFTLKSGRKSPYFFNAGLFNTGKDLALLGRFYAAALIDADLQYDVIFGPAYKGIPIVSSTVVALSEHHNVDVPYCFNRKEAKDHGEGGNLVGSSIYQQRVMLVDDVITAGTAIRESMRILEDNQSKLAGVLICLDRQEKGRGDLSAIQEIKQTYHCDVISIITLDDLIQYLYQDPSRKDQVTQVEAYRAEYGIK; translated from the coding sequence ATGAAATCATATAAAAGTGAATTTATAGAATTTGCTTTAGATAGGCAAGCATTAAAATTTGGCGAGTTTACTTTAAAATCAGGTCGAAAAAGCCCTTACTTTTTTAATGCAGGACTATTTAATACCGGTAAAGATTTAGCGTTATTAGGTCGTTTTTATGCCGCTGCATTGATCGATGCAGATTTACAATATGATGTTATCTTTGGTCCAGCCTACAAAGGCATTCCAATCGTTTCATCAACAGTGGTTGCCCTATCTGAACACCACAATGTTGATGTTCCTTACTGCTTTAACCGAAAGGAAGCGAAAGACCATGGCGAAGGTGGTAATCTTGTAGGTAGTTCAATATATCAACAACGCGTTATGTTAGTTGATGATGTAATTACCGCTGGTACAGCAATTCGTGAATCAATGCGAATTTTGGAAGACAATCAATCTAAACTTGCTGGCGTATTGATTTGCTTAGATCGTCAAGAAAAAGGCCGAGGTGATTTATCTGCTATTCAAGAAATCAAACAGACTTATCATTGTGATGTAATTTCAATTATTACTTTAGATGATTTGATCCAATACCTCTACCAAGATCCATCACGAAAAGACCAAGTCACCCAAGTCGAAGCCTATCGTGCTGAATATGGAATAAAATAA
- a CDS encoding SIMPL domain-containing protein gives MKKTLLLILLMNMSTIFPSHAQNNALNVSNNYLELQQLKYGKNLIPVGEITSKITDNIILKPDTVEFYVTLETEGETPTEASNLNVETMKKLKTYLNTLNITDDNLVTTDYKNSVRTITKPDSKNNTTYAAILNVVLTIDNNDSFIKLNKILDKYGINNIYQIDDKNLTNYYEFSIATTSNRESRAKDDLYKDFNNIANELKKIGLTNVSIKKYMVREMEAKEIEEKHYFVNNTLKIKINKLDLIGKIIAKAQELKMQVNNNISYSVSPEAIQAALNEHETLLLNKLSAKVERLLDKQYVLGAPITLSLDSRDFDTSYSSFNNAKSQKRYLGMDRSVDDAMDVDINTPPEYEVTLTLSGTFETLKKVEQK, from the coding sequence ATGAAAAAAACCTTATTATTAATCCTATTAATGAATATGAGTACCATCTTTCCATCTCACGCCCAAAATAATGCGTTAAACGTTAGCAATAATTATTTAGAACTACAGCAATTAAAATATGGAAAGAACCTTATCCCTGTTGGAGAAATCACCTCCAAAATTACTGATAACATTATATTAAAACCCGATACAGTTGAATTTTATGTAACCTTAGAAACAGAGGGTGAAACACCAACGGAAGCTTCTAATCTTAATGTCGAAACAATGAAGAAGTTAAAAACTTATTTAAATACACTTAATATTACCGACGATAATTTAGTTACCACCGACTACAAAAACAGTGTTAGAACTATTACGAAACCAGATAGTAAAAACAATACCACTTATGCAGCTATTCTTAATGTTGTATTAACGATTGATAATAATGATAGCTTCATCAAGCTTAATAAAATACTTGATAAATATGGTATAAACAACATTTATCAGATTGACGATAAAAATTTGACTAACTACTATGAATTCTCCATTGCTACAACCAGTAATAGAGAAAGTAGAGCAAAGGATGATCTGTACAAAGACTTTAACAATATCGCTAACGAATTAAAAAAGATAGGCTTAACGAACGTATCAATTAAAAAATATATGGTACGCGAAATGGAGGCTAAAGAAATTGAAGAAAAACACTATTTCGTCAATAACACACTAAAAATAAAAATAAATAAATTAGATCTTATTGGTAAAATTATTGCTAAAGCGCAAGAATTAAAGATGCAAGTCAACAATAACATCTCTTATAGTGTTTCACCTGAAGCAATTCAAGCTGCGCTAAACGAGCATGAAACCCTTTTACTAAACAAATTGAGCGCTAAAGTTGAACGATTACTGGATAAACAGTATGTACTAGGCGCACCAATTACACTTTCACTTGACTCAAGAGATTTTGATACATCATATTCATCATTTAACAACGCCAAAAGTCAAAAACGTTATCTAGGTATGGATAGAAGTGTTGATGATGCTATGGATGTAGATATCAATACCCCACCAGAATATGAAGTCACATTAACTTTATCAGGTACATTCGAAACACTTAAAAAAGTTGAACAAAAGTAG
- a CDS encoding GntR family transcriptional regulator — protein MLKYQDVAKKIQQSIYQQNLPKDTQLPNIEGLIQQYQVSRTTIIKALNRLERHGVIYQIQGSGIFVRQPKKRGYLNFLESHGFSVDLNDLPGASQVFNVDVIQPNAKVKENLQCEDGEEVYYIKRLRLVEGKVYGFEQSYYRKKIISYLNREIAENSIFSYVKEICKINIGFSDKYFKAIKLDEEIAPYLGLKPGDPALCVEEIFYTTAGEPFDFSRIIYHYDNAKFYVQSHSK, from the coding sequence ATGTTAAAATACCAAGATGTGGCAAAGAAAATTCAACAGTCGATTTATCAACAAAATCTGCCTAAAGATACACAATTGCCTAATATCGAAGGGTTAATTCAACAATATCAAGTTAGTCGTACCACCATTATCAAAGCACTTAATCGCCTTGAAAGGCACGGTGTGATCTATCAAATTCAAGGCAGTGGAATTTTTGTTAGGCAACCCAAAAAACGGGGTTATCTGAATTTTTTAGAGAGTCATGGTTTTAGTGTTGACCTAAATGATTTACCAGGCGCTTCACAAGTATTTAATGTTGACGTTATTCAGCCTAATGCCAAAGTAAAAGAGAACTTACAGTGTGAAGATGGTGAAGAAGTCTATTATATAAAACGATTACGTTTGGTTGAAGGCAAGGTTTATGGTTTTGAGCAATCTTATTATCGTAAAAAGATCATCTCTTACCTTAATCGGGAAATTGCCGAAAACTCAATTTTTAGTTACGTTAAAGAGATTTGTAAAATCAATATTGGTTTTTCTGATAAATATTTCAAAGCGATAAAATTAGATGAGGAGATCGCCCCTTATTTAGGATTAAAACCTGGCGATCCCGCTTTATGTGTTGAAGAGATTTTTTATACTACAGCAGGCGAACCTTTCGATTTTTCAAGAATTATTTATCATTACGACAATGCAAAATTCTATGTACAAAGTCATTCAAAATAG
- a CDS encoding glucose PTS transporter subunit IIA yields MSSKIRDYNKLAVDILNELGGENNIVSVARCATRLRVVTQTTPAEAKEKIASLPGVITVVEKGGQIQVVIGTNVDKVYNAFTQLMSGNNKIDVNSKSSMLNRIIATMSAVFAPFVYVLASAGILQGILILIKLAYPEFEQTGTCQVFSFISWAPFTFLPIFIAITASQHFRCNIYIAVACCAALLSPTWAEIAASIKNGGTFDLFGLPLSETTYMSTVLPPLFLVWLLSYLERFLEPRLHSIIKPLVMPLICLVIMVPLTLLVIGPITAGAAHYLASGYNWIVNLAPWVAGAIIGAFWQVLVIFGVHWGITPVIIENINQYGKDSFQAYQTIAVIGQVGAALGFYIKTRSKEMKGVSISAFITGLFGITEPAIYGVNLRFKTPFIYGCICAAIGGMVAGIFTPYYYTYAALPGPLTIVNAINPEHYGSIIGVALGSAIALFGPVILMQIFGTNEKTQSDEKIENDTPKVVLDKVNITSPMIGKALPLSEVPDPAFAQKLMGEGIAIEPTDNHVYAPFDGVVSAVFESSKHAIGLVLDNGVELLIHVGIDTVNLTNNEFSYHISMGQQVKKGDLLISFDPQAVKQAGYPLITPIMIVNTDQYQLITLTENKDVNLDDIIFEIKQ; encoded by the coding sequence ATGTCATCTAAAATTAGAGATTATAATAAATTAGCAGTTGATATATTAAATGAGTTAGGCGGCGAAAATAATATTGTTTCTGTCGCGCGTTGTGCAACTCGTTTGCGTGTCGTTACTCAAACCACCCCAGCAGAAGCGAAAGAGAAAATCGCCAGTTTACCTGGTGTTATCACCGTGGTTGAAAAAGGTGGACAAATTCAAGTTGTTATCGGCACCAATGTTGACAAAGTCTATAATGCATTTACTCAATTGATGAGTGGAAACAATAAAATTGATGTAAATAGCAAAAGTAGTATGTTAAATCGTATTATCGCAACAATGTCAGCTGTTTTTGCCCCATTCGTTTATGTTTTAGCTAGTGCGGGGATATTACAAGGGATCTTAATTTTAATTAAGCTTGCCTATCCAGAATTTGAACAAACTGGCACTTGCCAAGTATTTAGCTTTATCTCATGGGCGCCATTTACCTTTTTACCTATCTTTATTGCCATTACTGCATCGCAACATTTCCGTTGCAACATCTATATTGCAGTTGCATGTTGTGCAGCGCTACTATCACCAACATGGGCAGAAATTGCAGCATCAATAAAAAATGGGGGAACTTTTGATCTATTTGGTTTACCGCTATCGGAAACCACCTATATGTCAACAGTATTACCACCACTATTTTTAGTCTGGTTACTCTCTTATCTAGAACGTTTCTTAGAACCTCGCTTACACAGCATTATTAAGCCACTCGTTATGCCTTTAATCTGCTTGGTCATTATGGTTCCATTAACCTTACTAGTAATTGGACCAATTACAGCGGGTGCAGCGCACTACCTTGCAAGCGGATACAACTGGATTGTAAACCTTGCGCCTTGGGTCGCGGGTGCAATTATCGGGGCATTTTGGCAAGTTCTGGTTATATTTGGTGTGCATTGGGGTATTACACCAGTTATTATCGAAAACATTAACCAATATGGTAAAGACTCTTTCCAAGCCTACCAAACTATCGCGGTAATTGGTCAAGTCGGTGCAGCATTAGGATTCTATATCAAAACTCGCTCAAAAGAGATGAAAGGTGTATCAATCTCTGCATTTATTACGGGTCTATTTGGTATCACAGAGCCAGCTATTTATGGAGTTAACTTACGCTTTAAAACACCATTTATTTATGGTTGTATTTGTGCTGCAATTGGTGGGATGGTCGCTGGTATCTTTACGCCTTACTACTACACCTATGCAGCATTACCTGGACCACTAACTATTGTTAATGCAATTAATCCAGAACATTATGGTTCAATCATCGGCGTAGCACTGGGTTCAGCAATAGCACTATTTGGGCCAGTGATTTTGATGCAAATTTTCGGTACTAATGAAAAAACACAAAGTGATGAAAAAATTGAAAACGACACCCCAAAAGTCGTTCTTGATAAAGTGAATATCACTAGCCCAATGATCGGTAAAGCATTACCACTAAGCGAAGTACCAGATCCCGCTTTTGCACAAAAATTAATGGGTGAAGGTATTGCTATCGAACCAACAGATAACCATGTTTATGCACCATTTGATGGCGTAGTTAGTGCGGTATTTGAAAGTTCAAAACATGCTATCGGCTTAGTCCTAGATAACGGTGTAGAATTATTAATTCACGTTGGAATAGATACCGTTAATTTAACTAATAACGAATTTAGTTATCACATCAGTATGGGTCAACAAGTTAAAAAAGGTGATTTGCTAATCAGCTTTGATCCACAAGCGGTCAAACAAGCAGGTTATCCACTAATTACACCAATTATGATTGTTAATACAGATCAATACCAATTGATCACATTAACTGAAAATAAAGACGTAAATCTTGACGATATCATATTCGAAATTAAGCAATAA